A region from the Volucribacter amazonae genome encodes:
- a CDS encoding MIP/aquaporin family protein, translating to MNAYIAEFLGTALLVLMGNGVVANVCLKQTKGHNSGWIVITAAWGFAVYVAVVATSPYSGAHLNPAVTLGLALNGTFDWAFVLGYVIAQFVGGTLGGFIVYLFYRDHFQITEEAGAKRACFCTEPAIRRYSSNLICEIIGTTVLVSVIFYITAGEIILPGTTGVTPIGLGSIGALPVALLVWAIGLSLGGTTGYAINPARDLGPRIALALLSKKLNTSPDWSYAWIPVLGPVLGAMLAVIGYNIVM from the coding sequence ATGAACGCTTATATCGCAGAGTTTTTAGGTACAGCTCTATTAGTACTAATGGGAAACGGAGTAGTTGCTAATGTATGCTTAAAACAAACTAAAGGTCATAATTCTGGTTGGATCGTGATTACTGCCGCTTGGGGCTTTGCCGTTTATGTAGCTGTCGTGGCAACAAGTCCATACAGCGGTGCACATTTAAATCCCGCTGTAACCTTAGGTCTAGCACTCAATGGCACATTTGATTGGGCATTTGTACTTGGCTATGTAATAGCTCAATTCGTTGGTGGAACACTAGGTGGTTTCATTGTTTATCTATTTTATCGTGATCATTTTCAAATTACCGAAGAAGCAGGAGCAAAACGTGCTTGTTTTTGTACCGAACCCGCTATTCGGCGTTATTCAAGCAATTTAATCTGTGAAATTATCGGAACAACTGTATTAGTTTCCGTCATTTTCTATATTACTGCTGGCGAAATTATTCTTCCCGGCACAACTGGCGTTACACCCATTGGATTAGGCTCAATAGGGGCATTACCTGTTGCATTACTTGTCTGGGCAATCGGTTTAAGCCTCGGTGGCACAACAGGCTATGCCATTAACCCTGCTCGTGATTTAGGGCCTCGTATCGCCTTAGCTTTACTCAGTAAAAAACTTAATACATCACCAGATTGGTCATATGCTTGGATCCCTGTATTAGGTCCAGTTTTAGGGGCTATGTTAGCTGTCATTGGCTATAATATTGTTATGTAA
- a CDS encoding DUF5339 domain-containing protein, with product MIKKILSSFIIFTGALASFSVLANESTNNLLSLSKEVTTIPQQCQQLFQKAEELIADAEKQPGTHTQIHKMKNRLNQSKKQILEMELATQTKSCDHGLAKLNALQQESE from the coding sequence ATGATAAAAAAAATCCTCTCAAGTTTCATTATTTTTACAGGTGCATTAGCCAGTTTTTCCGTACTTGCAAATGAAAGCACAAACAACCTCCTTTCATTAAGTAAAGAAGTAACAACGATTCCTCAGCAATGCCAACAACTTTTTCAAAAAGCGGAAGAATTAATTGCTGATGCAGAAAAACAACCCGGTACTCACACTCAAATTCATAAAATGAAAAACCGTCTAAACCAAAGTAAAAAGCAAATTTTAGAAATGGAATTAGCAACTCAAACAAAAAGTTGCGATCATGGTTTAGCAAAACTTAACGCTTTACAACAAGAAAGCGAATAG
- a CDS encoding chorismate mutase: MSLDLTEIRQQITQIDRRLLELLSERHRLAFDVVRSKEITQKPLRDEEREQQLLQELVQFAQSQNYQLEPQYITQIFQKIIEDSVLTQQVYLQKKLNQQREQHIHIAFLGKRGSYSHLAARNYATRYQEELIELSCESFQQVFERVQQGEADYGILPLENTTSGSINEVYDLLQHTDLFIVGELAYPIKHCVLATTQAELSEIDTLYSHPQVIQQCSQFIQTLDRVHIKYCESSSHAMQLVASLNKPHIAALGNEDGGNLYGLQVLKSDIANQRNNITRFIIVAKKALAVSPQIPTKTLLLMTTSQQAGALVDALMVFKQHKVKMTKLESRPIYGKPWEEMFYLEIEANTHHPDTQKMLAELQQYSAFLKVLGCYPSEIVRAVDI; the protein is encoded by the coding sequence ATGTCATTGGATCTTACCGAAATTCGCCAACAGATTACACAAATTGATCGCCGTCTATTAGAATTATTATCAGAACGTCATCGGTTAGCTTTTGATGTGGTGCGTAGTAAAGAAATTACTCAAAAACCCTTGCGTGATGAAGAACGTGAACAGCAATTATTGCAAGAGTTGGTGCAGTTTGCACAAAGTCAAAATTATCAACTAGAACCACAATATATCACACAAATTTTTCAAAAAATTATTGAAGATTCGGTATTAACTCAGCAGGTTTACTTACAAAAAAAACTTAATCAGCAACGTGAGCAACATATTCATATTGCTTTCCTAGGCAAGCGTGGTTCTTATTCCCATTTGGCGGCGCGTAACTATGCCACAAGGTATCAAGAAGAACTAATTGAGTTAAGTTGTGAGTCTTTTCAGCAAGTATTTGAGCGAGTGCAACAGGGAGAAGCGGATTATGGTATTTTGCCATTAGAAAATACCACTTCTGGTTCAATTAATGAAGTTTATGATTTATTACAACATACAGATTTATTTATTGTCGGCGAGCTAGCTTATCCGATTAAACATTGTGTGTTAGCCACAACCCAAGCAGAGTTAAGTGAAATTGATACGTTATATAGCCACCCTCAGGTTATCCAACAATGTAGCCAGTTTATCCAAACCTTAGATCGTGTGCATATTAAATATTGCGAGAGCAGCTCCCACGCAATGCAATTAGTGGCAAGTTTAAATAAACCTCATATTGCCGCATTAGGGAATGAAGATGGCGGAAATTTATATGGTTTACAAGTATTAAAAAGTGATATTGCTAATCAGCGAAATAATATTACAAGATTTATTATTGTGGCGAAAAAAGCCTTGGCAGTTTCACCACAAATACCGACAAAAACCTTATTATTAATGACGACTTCACAACAAGCTGGTGCATTGGTGGACGCTTTAATGGTGTTTAAACAACATAAGGTAAAAATGACGAAATTAGAATCTCGCCCCATTTATGGTAAACCTTGGGAAGAAATGTTCTATTTAGAAATTGAAGCCAATACTCATCACCCTGATACGCAAAAAATGTTAGCAGAATTGCAACAATATAGTGCATTCTTAAAAGTGCTAGGGTGCTATCCAAGTGAGATTGTAAGAGCGGTGGATATTTAA
- the raiA gene encoding ribosome-associated translation inhibitor RaiA: MTVNITSKQMDITPAIRAHIEERLTKLEKWQTQLINPHFILNKIPKGFAVEASIGTPIGDLFASAEGDDMYKAINDVEEKLERQLNKLQHKGEARRANERLKDSFVE; this comes from the coding sequence ATGACTGTTAATATCACAAGTAAACAAATGGATATTACCCCTGCGATTCGTGCTCATATTGAAGAACGTCTTACTAAACTAGAAAAATGGCAAACTCAGTTAATTAATCCTCATTTTATCTTAAATAAGATCCCTAAAGGTTTTGCTGTTGAAGCCTCTATTGGCACGCCGATTGGTGATTTATTTGCCAGTGCTGAAGGCGATGATATGTATAAAGCCATTAATGATGTAGAAGAAAAATTGGAACGACAATTAAATAAATTACAACATAAAGGTGAAGCACGTCGTGCCAATGAACGTTTAAAAGATTCTTTCGTTGAATAA
- the glpK gene encoding glycerol kinase GlpK, with the protein MTQKKYIIALDQGTTSSRAVLLDHDANVVEIAQREFTQIYPQAGWVEHNPMEIWASQSSTLNEVVAKAGISSDQIAAIGITNQRETTIVWDKTTGKPVYNAIVWQCRRTSDITDQLKADGYEDYIRKTTGLVVDPYFSGTKIKWILDHVEGARERAKKGELLFGTVDTWLVWKLTQGRVHVTDYTNASRTMLFNIHTLQWDEKMLEILDIPKQMLPEVRNSSEIYGKTNIGGKGGVRIPVAGIAGDQQAALYGHLCVNAGQAKNTYGTGCFMLMHTGDKAIQSENGLLTTIACNAKGEPAYALEGAVFIGGASIQWLRDEMKIVHDSSDSEYFAQKVKDCNGIYVVPAFAGLGAPYWDPYARGAILGLTRGANRNHIVRATLESIAYQTRDVLEAMQSDSGQKLKSLRVDGGATANNFLMQFQADILATPVERPVVKEVTALGAAYLAGLATGFWQNLDELCNKAEIEKTFMPDGDEQKRARRYKGWRKAVKRSLEWAKEDLAEQE; encoded by the coding sequence ATGACACAGAAAAAGTACATCATTGCTTTAGATCAAGGAACGACTAGCTCACGCGCAGTTTTATTAGATCATGATGCAAATGTTGTAGAAATTGCTCAACGAGAGTTTACTCAAATTTATCCGCAAGCAGGTTGGGTAGAACATAATCCTATGGAAATTTGGGCAAGTCAAAGTTCAACATTAAATGAGGTAGTGGCGAAAGCAGGGATCAGTTCAGATCAAATTGCCGCCATAGGGATAACTAACCAACGAGAAACGACCATTGTATGGGATAAAACAACAGGCAAGCCCGTTTATAATGCGATTGTTTGGCAATGCAGACGCACTTCTGATATTACTGATCAACTTAAAGCCGATGGATATGAAGACTATATTCGTAAAACTACAGGATTAGTGGTTGATCCTTATTTTTCTGGTACAAAAATTAAATGGATATTAGATCATGTGGAGGGAGCTAGAGAAAGGGCGAAAAAAGGCGAATTATTATTTGGAACAGTAGATACTTGGTTGGTTTGGAAATTAACCCAAGGGCGTGTACATGTTACAGATTATACGAATGCTTCCCGTACTATGTTGTTCAATATTCATACTTTGCAATGGGATGAAAAAATGTTAGAAATTTTGGATATTCCAAAACAAATGCTACCTGAAGTCCGTAATTCATCGGAAATTTATGGTAAAACCAATATTGGAGGGAAAGGAGGAGTACGAATTCCGGTGGCAGGTATAGCAGGTGATCAGCAGGCTGCACTTTATGGACATTTATGTGTTAACGCAGGGCAAGCTAAAAATACCTATGGTACAGGTTGCTTTATGTTAATGCATACAGGCGATAAAGCAATTCAATCAGAAAATGGTTTATTGACCACAATTGCTTGTAATGCCAAAGGCGAACCAGCCTATGCGTTAGAAGGCGCTGTATTTATTGGCGGTGCTTCGATCCAGTGGTTACGTGATGAGATGAAAATTGTACATGATAGTTCTGATTCAGAATATTTCGCACAAAAAGTTAAGGATTGTAATGGTATTTATGTGGTACCTGCTTTTGCTGGATTAGGAGCACCATATTGGGATCCTTATGCAAGAGGGGCAATTTTGGGGTTAACAAGAGGTGCTAATCGTAATCATATTGTACGAGCTACATTGGAGTCTATTGCTTATCAAACTCGTGATGTGTTAGAAGCGATGCAATCTGATTCAGGGCAAAAATTGAAGTCATTACGTGTAGATGGTGGTGCAACCGCAAATAATTTTTTAATGCAATTCCAAGCGGATATTTTAGCTACACCAGTTGAGCGCCCTGTTGTTAAGGAAGTTACAGCACTTGGTGCAGCTTATTTAGCAGGTCTTGCCACAGGGTTTTGGCAAAATCTTGATGAGCTGTGTAATAAAGCTGAAATTGAGAAAACCTTTATGCCCGATGGTGATGAGCAAAAACGTGCGAGACGTTATAAAGGTTGGCGAAAAGCGGTAAAACGTTCCTTAGAATGGGCTAAGGAAGATCTAGCTGAACAAGAGTAA
- a CDS encoding alanine/glycine:cation symporter family protein, translated as MSLQTILTSINNLVWGAPLLILLSGTGLYLTFRLGFIQIFQLPRALSYLFKKEQGKGVKGDVSSFAALCTALSATIGTGNIVGVATAIQTGGPGAMFWMWLVALLGMATKYAECLLAVKYRVRDKQGFMAGGPMYYIERGLGLKWLAKLFAIFGVLVAFFGIGTFPQINAITSAMQDTFSVPIPFTAAVITALVALIILGGVKRISSVSSYIVPFMAIFYVATSIIILLMNLDKVPAALSLIVRSAFDPTAALGGALGYTVMQAIQSGVARGIFSNESGLGSAPIAAAAAQTKEPARQGLISMTGTFLDTIIVCSMTGLVLVITGVWQSPDLAGAVVTNYAFSQGLGSNIGATIVTLGLLFFAFTTILGWCYYGERCFVYLVGIKGIKIYRSVFIILVGCGAFIHLDLIWILADIVNGLMAFPNLIALVGLRKVIIEETKDYFYRLKYHQFDQDEQMEN; from the coding sequence TCAATTACCAAGAGCATTAAGCTATCTGTTTAAAAAAGAGCAAGGAAAAGGCGTGAAAGGCGATGTATCTTCTTTTGCGGCACTTTGTACCGCTCTTTCCGCAACCATTGGAACGGGCAACATTGTGGGGGTTGCCACAGCAATTCAAACGGGCGGACCCGGAGCGATGTTTTGGATGTGGCTAGTCGCCTTATTAGGTATGGCAACCAAATATGCGGAATGTTTATTAGCGGTGAAGTATCGAGTGCGTGATAAACAAGGGTTTATGGCTGGTGGACCAATGTATTATATTGAACGGGGACTAGGGCTTAAATGGCTAGCGAAATTATTCGCTATTTTTGGGGTATTAGTCGCCTTTTTTGGGATTGGAACTTTCCCACAAATTAATGCTATTACTTCGGCAATGCAAGATACTTTCAGTGTACCAATTCCTTTTACTGCCGCAGTGATAACAGCTTTGGTTGCATTGATTATTTTAGGTGGCGTGAAACGAATTTCTTCAGTGTCTTCCTATATTGTGCCATTTATGGCGATTTTTTATGTGGCAACTTCCATTATTATTTTATTAATGAACCTAGATAAAGTCCCAGCGGCTTTGTCTTTAATTGTTCGCAGTGCATTTGATCCTACTGCCGCTTTAGGGGGGGCATTGGGTTATACTGTGATGCAAGCTATTCAATCAGGAGTGGCAAGGGGGATATTTTCCAATGAATCAGGTTTAGGGAGTGCCCCTATTGCCGCCGCTGCTGCACAAACGAAAGAACCTGCTCGCCAGGGATTAATTTCTATGACGGGGACGTTTTTAGATACGATTATTGTTTGCTCAATGACAGGGTTAGTGTTGGTTATTACGGGTGTATGGCAATCTCCTGATTTAGCTGGAGCAGTGGTAACCAATTATGCTTTTTCACAAGGACTAGGGAGCAATATTGGGGCAACAATTGTTACACTTGGACTATTATTTTTCGCCTTTACAACAATTTTAGGTTGGTGTTATTACGGCGAACGTTGTTTTGTTTATCTTGTTGGCATAAAAGGCATTAAGATCTATCGTAGTGTTTTTATTATTTTAGTCGGTTGTGGTGCATTTATTCATTTAGATTTAATCTGGATTTTAGCGGATATTGTTAATGGACTTATGGCGTTTCCTAACTTAATTGCGTTGGTAGGGTTGCGTAAAGTGATTATTGAAGAAACGAAAGATTATTTTTATCGTTTGAAATATCATCAATTTGATCAAGATGAACAAATGGAAAATTAA
- a CDS encoding DASS family sodium-coupled anion symporter, with translation MSNIQYPNQVKFIPLIGIFALACCVWFFIQPPEGLTEPAWHTLIIFVSCIFAIVANVLPIGAIGIIGITLYALTSAGGDSTAAASIKTALSEFNSSLIWLIVCAFLIARGFVKTGLGKRIALLMIRFFGKHSLGLAYGLALADLILAPAMPSNTARCGGVIYPIARSLASSYHSNPDKETRGKLGTFLITCIGNVNDITSTIFMTAFTGNLLAAKLAKDAGVEMSWGGWLAIAIVPCLVALILVPLLVYFLTKPEVKSTPEAPALAKQQLAEMGKMNYGEWVMLFTVILLLILWVFGSSLNIDATVAALIGLSVMLLTSTLTWEEIKAEKGAWDTLIWFSALLMMASQLKKLGFTDWFGQVIGYELSHIMGGMNWIVILLILNAIYMYTHYFFASGNAQIAALYTVFLGVTITLNIPVAIAAFMFAFTSNLYSSLTQYTHARGPILYGSGYVSTATWWKTGFIVTLLNQLIFFTVGLAWWKMLGLY, from the coding sequence ATGTCTAACATTCAATATCCTAATCAAGTGAAATTTATCCCCTTGATAGGTATTTTCGCCCTTGCCTGTTGCGTATGGTTCTTTATCCAGCCACCTGAGGGACTTACTGAACCAGCTTGGCATACCTTAATTATCTTTGTCAGCTGTATTTTTGCTATTGTAGCTAATGTGCTTCCTATTGGGGCAATTGGTATTATTGGTATTACTCTTTATGCCTTAACCTCTGCTGGTGGTGATAGTACCGCCGCCGCTTCAATTAAAACCGCATTAAGTGAATTTAATAGCAGCCTTATTTGGCTAATCGTTTGTGCCTTTTTAATCGCAAGAGGTTTTGTTAAAACGGGATTAGGTAAACGTATCGCATTATTAATGATCCGTTTTTTTGGTAAACATTCCCTTGGCTTGGCCTATGGTTTAGCTCTTGCCGATCTTATTTTAGCGCCTGCCATGCCAAGTAATACTGCTCGTTGCGGTGGCGTGATTTATCCTATCGCTCGTTCCCTTGCCAGCAGTTATCACTCCAATCCAGATAAAGAAACAAGAGGAAAACTTGGCACATTCCTAATTACCTGTATTGGTAATGTCAATGATATCACTTCAACCATTTTTATGACCGCTTTTACTGGTAATTTACTGGCAGCTAAACTGGCTAAAGATGCTGGAGTAGAAATGAGCTGGGGTGGTTGGTTAGCTATTGCCATTGTGCCTTGTTTGGTTGCTTTAATCCTCGTTCCACTGTTAGTATACTTTCTTACTAAACCTGAAGTAAAAAGCACACCAGAAGCCCCTGCATTAGCAAAACAACAACTCGCCGAAATGGGTAAAATGAATTATGGCGAATGGGTTATGCTATTTACCGTAATATTACTGCTTATTCTCTGGGTATTTGGCTCCTCGTTAAATATTGATGCTACTGTTGCTGCATTAATTGGGCTTTCTGTTATGTTACTTACAAGTACCTTAACTTGGGAAGAGATCAAAGCAGAAAAAGGGGCTTGGGATACATTAATTTGGTTCTCAGCCTTATTAATGATGGCAAGCCAGCTCAAAAAACTCGGTTTTACCGACTGGTTTGGACAAGTGATAGGCTATGAGCTTTCTCATATTATGGGGGGAATGAATTGGATTGTTATCTTGCTAATCTTAAATGCTATTTATATGTACACCCACTACTTTTTTGCTAGTGGTAATGCTCAAATTGCCGCCCTTTACACCGTATTCCTTGGTGTGACAATTACGCTAAATATTCCTGTCGCCATAGCAGCCTTTATGTTTGCCTTTACTAGCAATCTCTATTCATCACTAACACAGTATACCCATGCCAGAGGGCCTATTCTCTATGGGTCAGGCTATGTGAGTACAGCCACTTGGTGGAAAACAGGCTTTATTGTTACCTTATTGAACCAACTTATCTTCTTTACCGTTGGACTTGCTTGGTGGAAAATGTTAGGACTATATTAA